One region of Hymenobacter sediminicola genomic DNA includes:
- a CDS encoding helix-turn-helix domain-containing protein — MQIPFSPLVVVLLAVVAQAVFAAGLLWLAPANRLPNRFLALLMLAIALWLLDGFFRVSGIYGQNANWYFAPIYYSFAFGPLLYFYVRSLINHDFRFQARHLWHFLPVLLQAALYWGLRLQPYATRYWFWEQVHRPYTYRVEFIGTWLSLTVYLGLSLQLLRHYQRWLPDNFSEVSKLRLQWLRVLLVLVAVVSVQWLAEVVLREFFDKYYQYDYSTEVLGVVVFLIGVVGLRQADMQAVRFVPEEAETAPAAAPLEDLSAGSQPGTVVAESVAVAATPPAADAAVVARIRKALEEDQLYLNPTLTLAELSAHTGLAPRLISFTVNNGFGQSFNDVVNGYRVAEVKRRLATSDAQRLTLLGIAFESGFNSKTTFNRIFKQFTGVAPRDYRVTPE; from the coding sequence ATGCAGATACCTTTTTCGCCGCTAGTTGTGGTGCTGCTGGCTGTGGTGGCGCAGGCCGTATTTGCGGCCGGACTGCTATGGCTGGCCCCGGCCAACCGACTCCCGAACCGCTTTTTAGCGCTGCTCATGCTGGCTATTGCGCTGTGGCTGCTCGATGGTTTTTTTCGGGTGTCCGGCATCTACGGGCAGAATGCCAACTGGTATTTCGCGCCTATCTACTACTCGTTTGCCTTCGGGCCGCTGCTGTACTTCTATGTGCGCAGCCTCATCAACCACGACTTCCGGTTCCAGGCCCGGCACCTGTGGCACTTTCTGCCGGTGCTGCTGCAGGCCGCGCTGTACTGGGGGCTTCGGCTGCAGCCCTACGCCACCCGCTACTGGTTCTGGGAGCAGGTGCACCGACCCTATACTTACCGCGTGGAATTCATCGGCACGTGGCTGTCTTTGACCGTGTATCTGGGCCTGAGCCTGCAACTGCTGCGGCACTACCAACGCTGGCTGCCCGACAACTTTTCGGAAGTGTCGAAGCTGCGGCTGCAGTGGCTGCGGGTGTTGCTGGTGCTGGTGGCCGTAGTGAGCGTGCAGTGGCTGGCGGAGGTGGTGCTGCGGGAGTTTTTCGATAAGTATTATCAGTACGACTACTCCACAGAAGTGCTGGGGGTGGTTGTGTTTCTGATTGGGGTAGTGGGGCTGCGGCAGGCTGATATGCAGGCCGTGCGCTTTGTGCCGGAAGAAGCCGAAACGGCCCCAGCTGCCGCTCCCCTGGAGGACCTTTCGGCTGGCAGCCAGCCCGGCACAGTGGTAGCCGAATCAGTGGCTGTAGCGGCCACCCCACCAGCCGCCGATGCGGCGGTAGTGGCCCGCATCCGCAAAGCGCTGGAAGAAGACCAGCTGTATCTAAATCCCACGCTCACGCTGGCCGAGCTGTCGGCACATACCGGCCTAGCCCCGCGCCTAATTTCGTTCACGGTCAATAACGGTTTCGGTCAGAGCTTCAACGATGTGGTGAATGGCTACCGGGTGGCGGAGGTGAAGCGCCGCCTGGCCACTTCCGACGCGCAGCGCCTGACGCTGCTGGGCATTGCCTTCGAGAGTGGCTTCAACTCCAAAACCACTTTCAACCGCATCTTCAAGCAGTTCACGGGCGTGGCCCCGCGCGACTACCGGGTAACGCCGGAATAG
- a CDS encoding YceI family protein produces MKLLFLILLHFCTLAATPPAATSYLVNLEASRISWTGYAEVGTYAPTGSIQFQRGRFNYDGSSLRNGRFEVDMRTIRQEQAQLAEHLRGPEFFDVEKYPVAVFVLSEVRQGVASGQLTVRGVTQPVRFPLTVERQANGRLRIQGTATLDRTKFGINHNSSSFFQNLGSYAIRNDFKLTFDVVAEAERQ; encoded by the coding sequence ATGAAACTTCTCTTCCTTATTCTGCTGCACTTTTGCACGCTGGCAGCCACGCCCCCAGCTGCTACCAGCTACTTAGTAAATCTGGAGGCCAGCCGCATCAGCTGGACCGGCTATGCCGAGGTAGGCACCTATGCGCCTACTGGCTCCATACAGTTCCAGCGCGGCCGATTCAACTACGATGGCAGCTCACTGCGCAATGGCCGCTTTGAGGTGGATATGCGCACCATCCGGCAGGAGCAGGCCCAGCTGGCCGAACACCTGCGTGGGCCGGAATTTTTCGATGTGGAGAAATACCCGGTGGCCGTTTTTGTACTGAGCGAAGTACGGCAGGGCGTAGCCAGCGGCCAGCTTACGGTGCGCGGTGTCACGCAGCCTGTCCGGTTTCCGCTCACTGTGGAGCGTCAGGCCAACGGCCGCCTGCGCATCCAGGGCACTGCCACCCTCGACCGAACCAAGTTCGGGATAAACCACAATTCCTCTAGCTTCTTTCAGAATTTGGGTTCCTACGCCATTCGCAACGATTTTAAGCTGACGTTTGATGTAGTGGCAGAAGCGGAGCGGCAGTAG
- a CDS encoding TIM-barrel domain-containing protein — MPTSFRRALPLLPLLLLPLFTAPLYGQRATTGPPTQDPFRRPEAVPVSIGTYESHSYQSGLLTIRSTEGGTLRIRPWAEGVVRVEYFPAGTEVQDISSISVVQTPAFPGAAKAGKPRETDSALEWQPYATMGSLSVVVQKNPLRVSYRRGPDTLLAEDGGVFQRLTNENSGPGGTGVSFRLQPDEHLYGTGSRALPLDRRGRRLTLYNEAHYGYQNGEPTLNVSLPTVVSSRGYMLFFDHMAAATLDLGAAKPDLLEYSNEDLLNLGYFLIAGDSYAEILSRYTTLTGRQPLPPRWGLGLIQSRFGYKSDAEMEQVAARMRRENFPLDALVLDLYWFGGTRQQGDLDWDYTKFKQPVRMMRRLDSVGVKTILISEPYVMRSSRNDTEVRAQQYVGTHLDGSAYTVESFWAGPATILDMYKPSTRDWLWSYYRRRKAEGVSGWWSDLGEPENHPDDMRHVLGGTRQVHNGLGQAWASILQENYTKEFPEERLFNLARSGWAGMQRNSVFPWSGDINRSWSGYRAQVPVMLGMAMGGIGYMHSDAGGFCVGPTDPELYTRWLQMASLSPILRPHGEGVPPEPYWWPEPYKSIVRRYTHLRYELLPYLYSLAWENNQTGAPLARPMNFGNTYVLPEAVEATQLTTQQIASGFTATDAAWQALPFNWNWNTTASSRWGSEKLLARKKREFAAEHSPALANINDQYLLGPSLLVAPVLQPGQRRRNVVLPAGNWIDFDTNQTYAGSQTVGIAAPLARLPLLVRAGAFLPMTPYVPTTTQYHSDSLRLRYYADPAASRTSFTLYDDDGKSALTQRTGAFELVAFSGTTTRTQADIRIVPGGQGYEGAPLWRSVELLIPRVVAAPAAVLINNETVPATEWLFDASTATLRLRFLLERKPVTVSVRGLRLNTSPAAARPELLTLEAPDNRTFSGRVALPYTLHAASQPGPLRILDATGRVVRTLTLPITEAGSHTVVWDAADAQGRPVAGGVYWAELAGQRQRLVVVVQQ, encoded by the coding sequence ATGCCCACTTCTTTCCGCCGCGCCCTGCCTCTGCTACCGTTGCTGCTGTTGCCGCTGTTTACTGCACCCTTGTATGGGCAGCGCGCTACCACTGGGCCGCCCACGCAGGACCCATTTCGTCGGCCCGAGGCGGTGCCGGTCAGCATTGGTACCTATGAGTCGCATAGCTACCAGAGTGGCCTGCTCACCATCAGAAGCACTGAGGGCGGCACCCTGCGCATTCGGCCCTGGGCCGAGGGTGTGGTGCGAGTAGAATACTTCCCGGCCGGCACGGAAGTGCAGGATATTTCGTCCATCAGTGTCGTGCAGACGCCGGCCTTTCCGGGGGCTGCAAAAGCCGGCAAGCCGCGTGAAACCGATAGCGCGCTGGAGTGGCAGCCCTATGCTACGATGGGCAGCCTCAGCGTTGTGGTACAGAAAAATCCGTTGCGGGTAAGCTACCGGCGCGGCCCCGACACCCTGCTGGCTGAAGATGGAGGCGTATTTCAGCGGCTCACCAACGAAAACAGCGGTCCAGGTGGCACCGGCGTATCGTTTCGGCTGCAACCCGATGAGCACCTGTATGGCACCGGCTCCCGCGCCCTGCCGCTCGACCGGCGCGGCCGCCGCCTTACGCTCTACAATGAAGCCCACTACGGCTACCAGAACGGCGAGCCAACCCTGAACGTGAGCCTGCCCACCGTGGTCAGCAGCCGGGGCTATATGCTGTTCTTCGATCATATGGCCGCTGCCACCCTCGACCTAGGCGCGGCCAAACCTGACTTGCTGGAATACAGCAACGAAGACCTGCTCAACCTGGGGTATTTCCTGATTGCGGGTGACTCCTACGCCGAAATTCTGAGCCGCTACACCACCCTCACCGGACGGCAGCCGCTGCCGCCGCGCTGGGGTCTGGGCCTGATTCAGAGCCGTTTCGGGTACAAGTCGGATGCTGAGATGGAGCAGGTAGCGGCCCGCATGCGCCGCGAAAATTTCCCGCTCGATGCGTTGGTGCTGGACCTGTACTGGTTTGGCGGCACCCGGCAGCAGGGCGACCTAGACTGGGACTACACCAAGTTCAAACAACCGGTGCGGATGATGCGGCGGCTCGATTCGGTGGGGGTAAAAACCATTCTGATTTCGGAGCCCTATGTGATGCGCAGTTCCCGCAACGATACCGAAGTGCGCGCCCAGCAGTATGTTGGGACGCATCTGGATGGCTCTGCCTACACCGTGGAGTCGTTCTGGGCCGGGCCGGCTACCATTCTGGACATGTATAAGCCTTCCACCCGCGACTGGCTCTGGAGCTACTACCGCCGCCGCAAAGCCGAAGGCGTGAGCGGCTGGTGGAGCGACCTGGGCGAGCCCGAAAACCACCCAGATGATATGCGCCATGTGTTGGGCGGCACCCGGCAAGTGCACAATGGCCTGGGCCAGGCCTGGGCCAGCATTCTGCAGGAAAACTACACCAAAGAATTTCCGGAAGAGCGGTTGTTTAACCTGGCCCGCTCGGGCTGGGCTGGCATGCAGCGCAACTCAGTATTTCCGTGGTCCGGCGACATTAACCGCTCGTGGTCGGGCTACCGGGCGCAAGTACCCGTGATGCTGGGCATGGCCATGGGCGGTATCGGCTACATGCACTCCGATGCCGGCGGTTTCTGCGTAGGCCCCACCGACCCGGAACTGTACACGCGTTGGCTGCAGATGGCTAGTCTCAGTCCTATTCTGCGCCCCCACGGCGAAGGGGTGCCCCCCGAACCGTATTGGTGGCCGGAGCCTTATAAAAGCATTGTGCGCCGCTACACCCACTTGCGTTACGAGTTGCTGCCCTACCTGTATTCGCTGGCCTGGGAAAACAACCAGACCGGCGCGCCGCTGGCCCGCCCGATGAATTTCGGCAACACCTATGTGCTGCCCGAAGCAGTGGAAGCCACGCAACTCACAACGCAGCAAATAGCTTCTGGCTTTACTGCTACGGATGCCGCCTGGCAGGCTTTGCCCTTCAACTGGAACTGGAACACCACTGCCTCCAGCCGCTGGGGCAGCGAGAAACTACTGGCCAGAAAGAAGCGCGAGTTTGCCGCCGAGCACAGTCCGGCCCTGGCCAACATCAACGACCAATATCTACTGGGGCCGAGCCTGCTGGTAGCACCGGTGCTGCAGCCAGGCCAACGCCGCCGCAACGTGGTGCTGCCCGCCGGAAACTGGATTGATTTTGACACCAACCAGACGTATGCCGGCTCTCAGACCGTTGGAATAGCAGCCCCGCTGGCGCGGCTGCCACTGTTGGTGCGGGCTGGGGCCTTCCTGCCGATGACGCCCTACGTGCCCACAACCACCCAGTATCATTCTGACAGCCTGCGCCTGCGCTACTACGCCGACCCCGCCGCCAGCCGCACCAGCTTCACCTTGTATGACGACGACGGCAAATCGGCCCTCACGCAACGGACTGGAGCATTTGAGTTGGTGGCATTCAGCGGCACCACTACCCGTACTCAGGCCGATATTCGCATTGTACCCGGGGGCCAGGGCTACGAAGGCGCCCCGCTCTGGCGTAGCGTAGAGCTCCTGATTCCGCGTGTAGTCGCGGCTCCGGCCGCCGTACTGATCAACAACGAAACCGTGCCAGCTACTGAGTGGCTATTCGACGCTTCCACTGCCACCCTGCGCCTGCGTTTTCTGTTGGAGCGCAAGCCCGTCACGGTATCGGTGCGCGGCCTGCGCCTGAACACTAGCCCCGCCGCCGCCCGACCGGAACTCCTGACCCTGGAAGCCCCTGACAACCGCACTTTCAGCGGCCGGGTAGCGCTGCCCTACACGCTTCACGCAGCCAGCCAGCCTGGTCCGTTGCGCATTCTGGACGCTACCGGCCGCGTGGTGCGCACCCTCACGCTGCCGATCACGGAAGCCGGCTCCCACACGGTTGTCTGGGATGCTGCTGATGCGCAGGGCCGCCCTGTAGCAGGTGGCGTGTACTGGGCCGAGCTGGCCGGCCAGCGGCAGCGGCTGGTAGTGGTGGTGCAACAGTAA
- the ggt gene encoding gamma-glutamyltransferase, whose protein sequence is MRSYFYPLALASVVACTSTPPQTAPASTSLAAPIPAATPLVTEKAMVVSAHPEATRVGIEILRKGGNAYDAAVAVQFALAVVLPAAGNIGGGGFVLYRGADGSEGALDFRETAPAAATRDMYLDAQGNIIPNLSTLGHRAAGVPGTVAGMVELHRKLGKLPWAEVVQPAVELAATGVKLTEKEAAGLNNTNFITTTIVVGQHFEHIEPTPGVRAEISVPEFKQAPNTYKRADRAWQAGDTIRHKYLAATLSRIRDLGSAGFYEGQTADFILAEMQRGNGLITKADLKSYQPRWRTPLHGKYRGHVVLAFPPPSSGGVALLQMLQMLEPYNLRKAGWHSPQATHWLTEAERRVYADRATYLGDPDFGKVPVARLLDNKYNQQRMTSTLPYRATASAQVTSGTGLPGYESDQTTHYSVVDAAGNAVSCTTTLNGAYGSKVVVAGAGFLLNNEMDDFSSKPGTPNAYGLVGGTANAIAPGKRMLSSMTPTIFTKNGKLALVVGTPGGSTIITSVLQASINILDYGMNAQQAVAAPRLHHQWLPDQIDVEAGALLPAAEDTLRARGYTLKPRSPWGRVEVIRVLPGGRLEGGADPRGDDTAGGY, encoded by the coding sequence ATGAGAAGTTATTTTTATCCGTTGGCGCTGGCTTCAGTAGTTGCTTGCACCTCCACTCCACCCCAGACAGCCCCTGCAAGCACGAGCCTGGCAGCACCTATACCCGCGGCCACGCCCCTCGTGACGGAGAAGGCCATGGTGGTATCCGCGCACCCTGAAGCTACCCGGGTAGGCATTGAAATCCTACGGAAAGGAGGCAACGCGTATGACGCAGCGGTGGCTGTGCAGTTCGCGCTGGCCGTGGTGCTGCCAGCAGCTGGCAATATTGGGGGCGGCGGCTTTGTGCTCTACCGCGGCGCCGACGGTTCGGAAGGCGCGTTGGATTTCCGCGAAACCGCCCCAGCCGCCGCCACGCGCGACATGTACCTGGATGCGCAGGGCAACATCATTCCGAACCTGAGCACACTGGGCCACCGCGCGGCGGGCGTGCCGGGCACCGTAGCGGGCATGGTGGAGCTGCACCGCAAACTGGGCAAGCTACCGTGGGCCGAAGTAGTGCAGCCGGCCGTGGAGCTGGCGGCTACTGGGGTGAAGCTGACGGAGAAAGAGGCGGCGGGGCTCAACAATACCAACTTCATTACCACCACTATCGTCGTGGGTCAACATTTCGAGCATATTGAGCCTACGCCCGGCGTACGAGCGGAAATCAGTGTCCCCGAATTCAAGCAGGCTCCGAACACCTACAAACGGGCAGACCGCGCGTGGCAGGCTGGCGACACAATCCGGCACAAATACCTGGCCGCCACGCTCAGCCGTATCCGCGACTTGGGCAGCGCCGGCTTCTACGAGGGGCAAACGGCTGACTTTATCCTTGCTGAGATGCAGCGCGGCAATGGTCTGATTACCAAAGCCGACCTGAAAAGCTACCAGCCAAGGTGGCGCACACCGCTACACGGCAAGTACCGCGGCCACGTGGTGCTGGCGTTTCCGCCACCCAGTTCCGGCGGCGTGGCGCTGCTCCAAATGCTGCAGATGCTGGAACCGTACAACCTGCGGAAAGCCGGCTGGCACTCGCCTCAGGCTACGCACTGGCTAACGGAAGCCGAGAGGCGCGTGTATGCCGACCGCGCCACGTACCTCGGTGACCCAGACTTCGGAAAAGTACCCGTGGCGCGGCTCCTCGACAACAAGTACAATCAGCAGCGGATGACGTCTACCCTGCCCTACCGTGCCACAGCCAGCGCCCAGGTAACATCTGGCACAGGCCTGCCCGGCTATGAATCGGACCAGACGACGCACTACAGTGTGGTAGATGCGGCAGGCAACGCTGTGAGCTGCACTACTACGCTCAATGGCGCGTACGGCAGCAAAGTGGTGGTGGCGGGGGCCGGCTTTCTGCTCAACAATGAAATGGACGATTTCAGCAGCAAACCCGGCACGCCCAATGCCTACGGGCTGGTGGGTGGCACAGCTAATGCCATTGCGCCCGGCAAGCGCATGCTCTCCTCAATGACGCCCACTATCTTCACCAAAAACGGCAAACTGGCGCTGGTAGTCGGCACGCCAGGCGGCTCCACCATCATCACGAGCGTGCTACAGGCCAGCATCAACATCCTCGACTATGGCATGAACGCCCAGCAGGCTGTGGCAGCCCCGCGCCTGCACCACCAATGGCTCCCTGACCAGATTGATGTGGAAGCTGGTGCCTTGCTACCAGCCGCCGAAGACACCTTGCGGGCCCGTGGCTACACGCTGAAACCGCGCAGCCCTTGGGGCCGGGTAGAAGTGATTCGGGTGCTGCCCGGCGGCAGGTTGGAAGGCGGCGCTGACCCACGCGGCGATGATACAGCCGGCGGGTATTAG